The following proteins are co-located in the Planococcus plakortidis genome:
- a CDS encoding helix-turn-helix domain-containing protein, producing the protein MRFDEVVLAIMKAVDGQRTVSSPYHLIKGKKSGQTIQDIGYFGLHPYFAVLPKLDKQDYLASIGRLEAQGLLLPDEHAIRLGRAASGLDIPPTPLNGWKYRGNESRFFARLSLVLQTMSNFMQDHKRFDPVVTDETVQAWTKAYLNRIDFRSAAIQGALKSQIETSLALAKISENHKDILVKRLSGFGVGGLTWDQLAMEHSVMPIDVKIAAVETLHAWLDVLEGMEYPLLSGMLEGIIQQSALTESAKRTRNLSERGFSLGQIAGLRQLKTSTIEDHFVEMAMNDPAFSAAPFMDRQLIESIHQTSEELKSMRLRDIKERLPEASYFQIRLALAMKGAGK; encoded by the coding sequence GTGCGATTCGATGAAGTCGTTTTAGCAATCATGAAAGCGGTTGACGGTCAACGGACCGTATCTTCCCCTTATCATTTAATTAAAGGAAAGAAATCAGGGCAAACGATTCAGGACATCGGTTATTTTGGGCTCCACCCCTATTTCGCCGTGCTCCCTAAACTGGATAAGCAAGATTATCTAGCGTCCATCGGAAGGCTCGAGGCACAAGGCTTGTTGCTGCCGGATGAACATGCCATCCGGCTCGGCCGCGCTGCATCCGGCTTGGATATACCGCCTACGCCGCTGAACGGCTGGAAATACAGGGGCAATGAAAGCCGGTTCTTTGCGCGCCTTTCCCTGGTGCTCCAAACGATGTCCAATTTTATGCAGGACCATAAACGCTTTGATCCAGTCGTTACCGATGAAACGGTGCAGGCATGGACCAAGGCTTATTTGAACCGCATCGACTTTCGCTCAGCGGCTATCCAAGGGGCGTTGAAAAGCCAAATCGAAACCAGTTTGGCCTTGGCGAAAATATCGGAAAACCATAAAGACATCCTGGTCAAGCGGCTATCGGGGTTCGGTGTCGGCGGGCTCACATGGGATCAATTAGCCATGGAGCACAGTGTCATGCCGATTGATGTGAAAATTGCGGCAGTGGAAACATTACACGCTTGGCTGGATGTGCTCGAAGGCATGGAGTATCCCTTGCTATCCGGCATGCTTGAAGGCATCATCCAGCAATCCGCGTTGACCGAATCGGCGAAACGGACACGGAACCTATCTGAACGCGGGTTTTCACTCGGCCAGATCGCCGGGCTCAGGCAGCTGAAGACCAGTACGATCGAGGATCATTTCGTCGAGATGGCGATGAATGACCCAGCCTTCAGCGCTGCGCCGTTTATGGATAGACAGTTAATCGAATCGATACATCAAACCAGCGAGGAGCTGAAGTCGATGAGGCTACGCGATATTAAGGAGCGTTTACCGGAAGCCAGCTATTTCCAGATCCGGTTGGCGCTCGCGATGAAGGGTGCCGGCAAATGA
- the sigX gene encoding RNA polymerase sigma factor SigX has product MNDSVFHRLYDQYHQDVFQFLVYLVKDRHVAEDLMHEVYVRVLRAYGRFQGKSSEKTWLFSIAKNVAIDHFRKAAVRKKHSMDFFDWETQQLTSTERIPEEVSLLNEDKIRLYRTLDLCTGDQKLVIIMRYFQDLSIAETAEVLEWSEGKVKTTQHRAIRSLRQKLLEAEGGGEYAE; this is encoded by the coding sequence GTGAATGACTCCGTGTTTCATCGGCTATATGACCAATACCACCAGGATGTCTTTCAATTTTTAGTGTATTTAGTGAAGGACCGTCATGTGGCAGAAGATCTGATGCATGAAGTCTATGTAAGGGTACTGCGCGCTTATGGCCGGTTCCAGGGAAAGAGTTCGGAAAAGACGTGGCTCTTCTCAATCGCAAAAAATGTAGCCATCGACCATTTCCGCAAAGCTGCAGTGAGGAAAAAGCATTCAATGGATTTCTTCGACTGGGAAACCCAGCAATTGACTTCAACTGAAAGAATTCCAGAAGAAGTTTCATTGCTTAATGAAGACAAGATCCGCTTGTATCGGACGCTCGACCTCTGTACAGGCGACCAGAAGCTCGTCATCATCATGCGTTATTTCCAAGATCTCTCCATTGCGGAAACGGCTGAAGTCCTGGAGTGGTCGGAAGGCAAAGTCAAGACGACACAGCACCGGGCGATCCGGTCCCTCCGCCAAAAATTACTGGAAGCAGAAGGGGGAGGAGAATATGCCGAATGA
- a CDS encoding LysM peptidoglycan-binding domain-containing protein, with translation MGNDNYHESMEKNRQELSQERMAELSRRARQMPKPKSKGLLLPSLFFIFILIPVTLLIYVAFYYEPDDTLTAKTNENEVSFELNSQPPSESTVLAATEGQDEDEKKNSKAKEAAEQKELKEKAREREKQAAAKEKEQAAAKEQAEKKAQDTARAEQKAREEAEAKEKAEAERRASAEQKAEEEQEETPTAGGKTITVQSSETLYRIAVNNYGASGAAAAVEKIKQANGLASNNISPGQTLILP, from the coding sequence ATGGGAAACGATAATTATCATGAATCAATGGAAAAGAATCGCCAGGAATTGTCACAGGAACGAATGGCAGAATTGTCGAGGCGCGCACGCCAAATGCCCAAGCCGAAAAGCAAGGGTTTATTATTGCCTTCCTTGTTTTTCATCTTTATCTTGATTCCGGTCACTTTGTTGATCTACGTTGCGTTTTACTATGAACCGGATGACACGCTAACTGCCAAGACCAACGAAAATGAAGTCAGTTTCGAACTGAACTCCCAGCCGCCTTCCGAAAGCACCGTACTTGCCGCGACAGAAGGCCAGGACGAAGACGAAAAGAAAAATTCGAAAGCAAAAGAAGCGGCAGAGCAAAAAGAACTGAAAGAAAAAGCGCGCGAACGTGAAAAACAGGCAGCTGCAAAAGAGAAAGAACAGGCAGCCGCTAAGGAACAAGCAGAGAAAAAAGCGCAAGACACAGCACGTGCAGAACAAAAAGCCCGCGAAGAAGCTGAAGCGAAAGAAAAAGCCGAAGCGGAACGGCGTGCATCGGCTGAACAAAAAGCCGAAGAAGAGCAAGAGGAAACACCGACTGCAGGCGGCAAGACGATCACCGTCCAATCGAGTGAAACGCTCTACCGTATCGCCGTCAATAACTATGGTGCCAGCGGGGCAGCCGCCGCTGTCGAGAAAATCAAGCAAGCCAATGGATTGGCATCCAATAACATCAGCCCGGGACAAACATTGATTTTGCCGTAA
- a CDS encoding ATP-binding protein — protein MNRIWNSIVGKLWVTILLLVSFVLFIVTVLLLEFLGNFHSETVEEALHNEANMIARIFNEQSGEGNLSIVDEVLGPETNAVIAEEPGKISYYLHDGLNGEEIREKIVSEKEFQKVFESDETVTKEMLLPSLSEADRMESYIVMASPLQTSDELHGTVFIYQSLEVMDRTAERTTNIVFLSAFIALLLTTFFAFFLSTRITSPLRNMREGAFELAKGNFDTKVKVSSGDEIGQLAIAFNQMGRQLKHHLEVINQEKEQLSSILTSMADAVITFNQDKTILLSNPPAEKLLRQWLFKDGTDAKALPSEMLHMLDHVLTFQEEIEEELEIEGAYYAVNFSPLYSGESVRGAVAVLHNMTEQHRLEKLREDFIANVSHELRTPIAMLQGYSEALLDDVGASEEERNEMTKIIYEESQRMGRLVTDLLNLARLESGHMRLYKELVQFNNAIERMSLKFSQAAKEKGIELSFTTELDDWAAAELDEDRIEQVMTNLIDNALRHTPEGGQVHVHVENMGDRAKVSINDTGAGISEKDLEFVFERFYKADKARTLGKGGTGLGLAIASNIIKAHSGEIRAESKLGEGTSFIFTLPLKAM, from the coding sequence ATGAATAGAATATGGAATAGCATCGTCGGGAAGCTGTGGGTAACCATTTTGCTTCTCGTTTCCTTTGTCTTGTTTATTGTGACGGTGTTGCTGTTGGAGTTTCTCGGGAACTTCCACAGCGAAACAGTGGAAGAAGCACTGCATAACGAGGCGAATATGATTGCCAGGATCTTTAACGAACAATCCGGGGAAGGCAATTTATCCATTGTCGATGAAGTGCTCGGCCCTGAAACCAATGCCGTCATCGCCGAAGAACCGGGGAAAATCTCCTATTATTTGCACGATGGCTTGAATGGCGAGGAAATCAGGGAAAAGATCGTCAGTGAAAAAGAGTTCCAGAAAGTTTTCGAAAGCGATGAGACCGTCACAAAAGAAATGCTGTTGCCTTCCTTATCGGAAGCAGACCGCATGGAATCGTATATAGTCATGGCTTCGCCCCTTCAGACGAGTGATGAACTTCACGGGACGGTTTTCATTTACCAGTCATTGGAAGTGATGGACCGCACGGCTGAAAGGACGACCAACATCGTTTTCCTGTCCGCATTCATCGCTTTATTACTGACGACGTTTTTTGCGTTTTTCCTGTCGACTCGCATCACTTCCCCGCTGCGCAATATGCGTGAAGGGGCATTTGAATTGGCGAAAGGGAATTTCGACACGAAAGTGAAAGTCTCTTCGGGAGATGAAATCGGCCAATTGGCGATTGCCTTTAACCAGATGGGCCGCCAGCTGAAACATCATCTCGAAGTGATCAATCAGGAAAAAGAACAATTATCGAGCATCTTGACCTCGATGGCGGATGCCGTCATCACCTTCAATCAGGATAAGACCATCTTGCTTAGCAATCCCCCGGCTGAAAAGCTGCTGCGGCAATGGCTCTTTAAGGATGGCACGGATGCTAAGGCATTGCCGTCGGAAATGCTCCATATGCTCGATCATGTCCTGACTTTTCAAGAGGAGATCGAGGAAGAGCTTGAAATCGAAGGTGCTTATTATGCAGTCAATTTCAGCCCGCTTTACAGCGGTGAAAGCGTGCGCGGAGCGGTGGCCGTGCTTCATAACATGACCGAACAGCACCGTCTTGAGAAGCTGCGGGAAGATTTCATCGCCAATGTTTCGCACGAATTGCGGACACCGATTGCCATGCTCCAAGGCTATAGCGAAGCCTTGCTCGATGACGTCGGCGCAAGCGAAGAAGAGCGCAACGAAATGACCAAGATCATCTATGAGGAATCCCAGCGCATGGGTAGACTCGTCACGGACCTCTTGAACTTGGCGCGATTGGAATCGGGCCATATGCGGCTCTATAAGGAATTGGTGCAATTCAATAATGCCATCGAACGGATGAGCTTGAAGTTCAGCCAAGCAGCAAAAGAAAAAGGCATTGAATTGAGCTTCACGACAGAACTCGACGATTGGGCGGCCGCCGAACTGGATGAAGACCGCATCGAACAAGTCATGACGAATTTGATCGATAATGCACTCCGCCATACCCCCGAGGGAGGGCAAGTGCATGTACATGTCGAAAATATGGGAGACCGCGCAAAAGTTTCGATCAACGATACCGGAGCCGGAATTTCAGAGAAGGATCTGGAATTTGTCTTTGAGCGCTTCTATAAAGCCGATAAGGCAAGAACGCTCGGCAAGGGCGGCACTGGGCTCGGCCTCGCGATTGCGAGCAATATCATCAAAGCGCACTCGGGAGAAATCCGTGCCGAAAGCAAATTGGGCGAAGGCACTTCGTTTATCTTCACATTGCCGCTGAAGGCGATGTAA
- a CDS encoding ferredoxin, producing MAKYTIVDKDTCIACGACGAAAPDIYDYDDEGIAFVILDDNTGTEQVPDELMEDMEDAFEGCPTDSIKVADEPFEGDPLKYED from the coding sequence ATGGCTAAATATACCATTGTTGATAAGGATACGTGTATCGCATGCGGAGCTTGCGGAGCAGCGGCACCGGACATTTACGATTATGATGATGAGGGCATCGCCTTCGTTATTCTTGATGATAACACGGGGACTGAACAAGTGCCAGATGAGCTGATGGAGGATATGGAAGACGCATTCGAAGGATGCCCGACCGATTCCATCAAGGTTGCAGACGAGCCATTTGAAGGAGATCCACTTAAATACGAAGACTGA
- a CDS encoding RecQ family ATP-dependent DNA helicase, protein MNMEKLLYDTYGYTEFRPGQKQVIEQVLTGRDVLALLPTGMGKSLCYQLPGKVLSGAIVIVSPLLSLMQDQVAQLKKMGEKSVVAINSFMKTEDREKVWNTLGNYKFIFVAPEMLVQPYVLGKLEALDISLLVADEAHCISQWGFDFRPDYLRIAEVLPKLGNPQTLALTATATNKVTDEIKHYLKLSDPFVYSHPMDRGNISYDIRKFENDNEKQEALMTLVAEYGGPGIIYAGTRRKSQELAERILALGIRAAFYHGGMEQQDRIFVQQQFANKELEWVCATNAFGMGVHIPDIRHVIHFQLPSSIEGYVQEVGRAGRDSLPSLATLLYAAGDEQLVESLIMDDLPEPHEIELVYDRGEEAKQLIEQGMIRETAYRIVSYWRERLPIEGTLNQIDQLRKEKQRQAASVRGLVHSNGCIRHYISISFDQETPDIPPNCCSFHGIDRSQFQSGKSEMKASPRGAWKERLEALLPI, encoded by the coding sequence ATGAATATGGAAAAGCTGTTATACGATACTTATGGCTACACGGAATTCCGCCCCGGCCAGAAACAGGTGATCGAGCAAGTGCTTACGGGCCGCGATGTCTTGGCATTGCTGCCGACAGGCATGGGAAAATCGCTTTGTTATCAGCTGCCGGGGAAAGTGCTGTCTGGAGCCATCGTCATCGTTTCGCCTCTGTTATCGCTGATGCAGGACCAAGTGGCGCAGTTAAAGAAAATGGGGGAGAAATCGGTCGTCGCCATCAATTCCTTCATGAAAACCGAAGATCGTGAAAAGGTATGGAATACGCTGGGCAATTATAAATTCATCTTCGTGGCCCCTGAAATGCTCGTCCAGCCGTATGTACTTGGCAAGCTGGAAGCACTAGACATTTCGCTGCTAGTCGCTGATGAAGCACATTGCATCTCTCAATGGGGCTTTGATTTCCGCCCTGATTATTTGCGCATTGCCGAAGTTCTGCCTAAGCTTGGCAACCCGCAAACTTTGGCATTAACCGCGACGGCTACCAATAAAGTAACGGATGAAATCAAGCATTATTTAAAATTGAGCGATCCATTCGTCTACTCCCATCCCATGGACCGGGGAAATATCAGTTACGACATTCGGAAATTCGAGAACGATAATGAAAAGCAGGAAGCATTGATGACACTGGTCGCAGAATACGGTGGGCCGGGAATCATTTATGCCGGAACTAGGAGGAAATCGCAGGAACTGGCGGAGCGAATCCTCGCGCTTGGGATCCGCGCGGCATTTTATCATGGCGGAATGGAGCAGCAGGACCGCATTTTCGTCCAACAGCAATTTGCCAATAAAGAGCTCGAGTGGGTATGCGCGACCAATGCGTTTGGCATGGGGGTCCATATTCCCGATATCCGCCACGTCATCCATTTCCAATTGCCTTCATCGATAGAAGGTTATGTACAGGAAGTCGGGCGTGCCGGCCGCGATTCGTTGCCATCGCTTGCGACTTTATTGTATGCGGCGGGCGATGAGCAGCTGGTGGAAAGCTTGATCATGGACGATTTACCGGAACCACATGAAATCGAATTGGTCTATGATCGCGGGGAAGAAGCGAAACAGCTCATTGAGCAGGGGATGATAAGGGAAACTGCATACCGTATCGTCTCCTATTGGCGTGAGCGCCTTCCCATTGAAGGCACATTGAACCAGATTGACCAATTGAGAAAAGAAAAGCAAAGGCAAGCTGCGTCCGTCCGCGGACTCGTGCATTCGAATGGCTGCATCCGGCACTACATCAGCATAAGCTTTGACCAGGAAACCCCTGACATACCGCCCAATTGCTGCAGTTTCCATGGAATCGACCGAAGTCAGTTCCAAAGCGGGAAAAGCGAAATGAAGGCATCGCCGCGCGGAGCTTGGAAAGAGCGTTTGGAGGCCCTTCTTCCTATATGA
- a CDS encoding cytochrome c biogenesis protein ResB, with amino-acid sequence MDKLICKCGHENPPGTILCESCGRPLNEQEENKKLADMRYEGTARRSQTYNKSIIDKIWNFFSSVKVGVGIIIVLLIAAALGTILPQKQYVPAATEADIEAYYTDIYGSVGTVYHALGFHDLYNSFWFITLVGMLAISLIIASLDRFVPLYKSLKNQRVLRHSSFMRKQRIFAEGPGDADTLKKAEEKLGELKYKVSTDKNGLLAEKGRFSRWGPYVNHIGLIIFLFGVMLRMMPGFYVDETLWIREGETRAIPDAPGYVLESKGFTLETYTGEGEEEKFGEAIDRVGTVAKNYQTDVVLYKIPEGALPGDTDDMEMVEEHAIRVNQPFKFDGYALYQMDFQQDELKTMSFALQNKETGESRGDLTIDLVNPETTYELADGSVVELLGYYPDFSGFENGEPQTATPLPKNPGFLVKMTTPDTPDGETSFITIQNTVEPLGDNEYKLAFQGVETRDASGLTVRKDRTLPILGLGGLIFMIGVAQGMYFNHRRFWIQQQADGSILLAGHTNKNWFGLKKDLDQVTEHASLPAYRDQQEDMEAQEKREGEQLT; translated from the coding sequence ATGGACAAATTGATTTGCAAATGCGGCCATGAAAACCCGCCGGGCACAATTCTCTGTGAATCGTGCGGACGGCCGCTCAATGAGCAAGAAGAAAACAAGAAATTGGCGGACATGCGCTATGAAGGGACGGCTAGACGCTCCCAGACGTATAACAAGTCGATCATCGACAAGATTTGGAATTTCTTTTCCAGTGTTAAAGTGGGCGTCGGGATTATCATCGTCTTATTGATCGCAGCTGCCCTCGGCACGATCCTGCCGCAGAAACAATATGTGCCGGCAGCGACAGAAGCGGATATCGAAGCTTATTATACCGATATCTATGGAAGCGTCGGGACGGTTTACCATGCGCTCGGCTTCCATGACCTATACAATTCGTTTTGGTTTATCACCCTTGTCGGCATGCTGGCAATCTCGCTGATCATTGCGAGCCTTGACCGTTTCGTGCCGCTTTATAAATCATTGAAAAACCAGCGGGTGCTGCGCCATTCCAGCTTTATGCGCAAGCAGCGCATTTTCGCGGAAGGGCCAGGAGATGCGGATACGCTAAAGAAAGCCGAAGAGAAATTGGGCGAATTGAAATATAAGGTGTCGACCGATAAGAATGGTTTGCTTGCTGAAAAAGGCCGTTTTTCGCGGTGGGGCCCTTATGTCAACCACATCGGGTTGATCATCTTCCTGTTCGGCGTCATGCTGCGCATGATGCCCGGTTTCTACGTAGATGAAACCTTATGGATCCGTGAAGGCGAAACGCGTGCGATCCCGGATGCGCCCGGTTATGTGTTGGAGAGCAAAGGATTCACTTTGGAGACCTACACAGGAGAGGGCGAAGAAGAGAAATTCGGTGAAGCGATCGACCGTGTCGGTACGGTCGCGAAAAATTACCAGACGGATGTCGTCCTCTACAAAATACCAGAGGGTGCATTGCCTGGCGATACAGACGATATGGAAATGGTCGAGGAGCACGCCATCCGGGTCAACCAGCCGTTCAAGTTCGATGGCTACGCTTTGTATCAGATGGATTTCCAGCAGGATGAACTGAAAACGATGAGCTTCGCGCTTCAGAACAAGGAGACCGGCGAAAGCCGTGGAGATTTGACGATCGACTTGGTCAATCCGGAAACGACGTACGAGCTTGCAGACGGCTCGGTTGTGGAATTGCTCGGCTACTATCCTGACTTCTCCGGTTTTGAAAACGGTGAACCGCAAACAGCGACGCCGCTGCCGAAAAATCCGGGCTTCCTAGTTAAAATGACGACCCCGGACACACCGGATGGCGAAACGAGTTTCATTACCATTCAGAACACAGTGGAACCACTCGGCGATAACGAGTACAAACTTGCCTTCCAAGGAGTCGAAACCCGAGACGCTTCGGGCTTAACGGTACGCAAAGACCGCACCTTGCCTATTCTCGGGCTCGGCGGCTTGATCTTCATGATCGGCGTGGCGCAAGGAATGTACTTCAACCATCGCCGCTTCTGGATCCAGCAGCAGGCAGATGGCAGCATTTTGCTTGCAGGCCACACAAATAAAAACTGGTTCGGGCTTAAGAAAGACCTGGATCAGGTGACTGAACACGCTTCTCTTCCGGCATATCGCGACCAACAGGAAGACATGGAAGCACAGGAGAAAAGGGAAGGTGAACAATTGACATGA
- a CDS encoding HPP family protein — MFVKSALVKKEKCFTVRPEDTMQKGLELLEQHSVDALPVVDGDKFEGIFTWYHAYRAFFYSDAKKDDFIRSTKVKDIMVNQDVYLNIDDVYEKALVELRDFPIIAVVDEGKFIGIVTRFDVVNQLQSAFGMQQSGFRITFTSVESEGRIGRLGEIIEKYKESVVSLVTFDETDKVVRRIVLKVKKKDNIDKFTKELEKSGFRILDITED, encoded by the coding sequence ATGTTTGTCAAAAGTGCTTTAGTGAAAAAAGAGAAATGCTTTACTGTAAGGCCGGAAGATACCATGCAAAAAGGGCTTGAGCTGTTGGAACAGCATTCCGTTGATGCTTTGCCTGTCGTTGATGGCGACAAATTCGAAGGAATCTTCACCTGGTATCACGCATACCGCGCTTTCTTTTATTCGGATGCCAAGAAAGATGATTTTATCCGTTCGACAAAAGTGAAAGATATCATGGTCAACCAGGATGTCTATTTGAATATTGACGATGTATACGAAAAAGCGTTGGTCGAATTGAGGGATTTCCCGATCATCGCTGTTGTCGACGAAGGGAAATTCATTGGCATCGTTACTCGGTTTGATGTCGTCAACCAATTGCAAAGCGCATTCGGCATGCAGCAATCAGGCTTCCGTATCACGTTCACATCGGTGGAGTCAGAAGGGCGTATCGGGCGGCTCGGGGAAATCATCGAAAAATACAAGGAATCCGTCGTTTCGCTCGTTACTTTCGATGAGACGGACAAAGTGGTACGCCGCATCGTGTTGAAAGTCAAGAAAAAGGACAATATCGACAAATTCACGAAAGAGCTGGAAAAATCCGGCTTCCGTATTCTGGATATCACTGAAGATTGA
- a CDS encoding response regulator transcription factor, protein MSEEITILVVDDEERIRRLLKMYLEREGYMVEEAENGVEALEKAMETDYHCILLDLMMPEKDGIEVATELRETKMTPIIMLTAKGEEANRVEGFESGADDYIVKPFSPREVVLRVKAILRRSSAYSPSTSSTVSKDLVVFPHLTIDHDAHRVTADGVEVNLTPKEYELLYFLAKSPDKVFDREHLLKEVWHYDFFGDLRTVDTHVKRLREKLNRVSESAAKMIVTVWGVGYKFEVGNE, encoded by the coding sequence ATGTCTGAAGAAATCACGATTCTTGTAGTGGATGACGAAGAGAGGATCCGGCGCTTGTTGAAGATGTATCTGGAGCGTGAAGGATATATGGTGGAAGAAGCGGAAAATGGCGTGGAAGCTTTGGAAAAAGCGATGGAAACGGATTATCATTGCATCCTGCTTGACCTCATGATGCCTGAGAAAGACGGTATCGAAGTGGCGACTGAACTCCGTGAGACGAAAATGACGCCAATCATCATGCTGACGGCAAAAGGCGAAGAGGCAAATCGCGTGGAAGGCTTTGAATCCGGAGCAGACGACTATATCGTCAAACCGTTCAGCCCGCGGGAAGTGGTGCTGCGTGTCAAAGCGATTTTGCGGCGTTCTTCTGCGTATTCGCCTTCTACGAGTTCGACCGTCTCGAAAGATTTAGTCGTGTTTCCGCATCTGACGATCGACCATGATGCGCACCGCGTGACCGCAGACGGTGTCGAAGTAAACCTGACGCCGAAAGAATATGAACTATTGTATTTCCTGGCAAAATCACCGGATAAAGTATTCGACCGGGAGCATCTGCTCAAAGAGGTATGGCATTATGACTTTTTCGGCGATTTGCGTACCGTGGATACCCACGTCAAACGCTTGCGGGAGAAATTGAACCGGGTCTCCGAATCAGCAGCTAAAATGATTGTCACCGTATGGGGTGTTGGATATAAATTCGAGGTCGGCAATGAATAG
- a CDS encoding ECF transporter S component gives MKNKKLQSMIVIGMLSSISFVLMLFNFPLPALPAFLKVDFSDVPALIAAITMGPVAGVLVAFFKNVLDWVFSGSPTGVPVGHMANFATSLLFILPVYAIYRKVSTKKGIAFGLVIGTFSMAIGMSLLNYFVFLPMYTYFLNMPEQTGNALYTTIVLGILPFNLIKGLALTTVVLLIFGSMHTWIEKQRSYYLS, from the coding sequence ATGAAGAACAAGAAATTGCAATCGATGATCGTCATCGGTATGCTGAGCAGCATCTCGTTTGTGTTGATGCTATTCAATTTCCCGCTGCCGGCGTTGCCGGCATTTCTGAAAGTGGATTTCAGTGACGTGCCAGCGCTGATTGCGGCGATCACGATGGGGCCTGTTGCAGGGGTCCTGGTAGCATTCTTTAAAAATGTATTGGACTGGGTTTTTTCTGGAAGCCCGACTGGCGTGCCTGTAGGGCATATGGCGAATTTCGCGACGAGCCTATTGTTCATCTTGCCGGTCTATGCAATCTACCGTAAAGTTTCCACGAAAAAAGGAATCGCGTTCGGTTTGGTCATCGGGACATTCTCGATGGCGATCGGCATGAGCCTGCTCAATTATTTCGTCTTTCTGCCGATGTACACGTATTTCCTGAACATGCCTGAACAAACTGGGAACGCCTTGTATACAACCATCGTTCTCGGCATCCTGCCGTTCAACTTGATCAAAGGGCTGGCGCTTACGACGGTCGTCTTGTTGATCTTCGGTAGCATGCATACCTGGATTGAAAAACAACGTTCCTATTATTTATCATAA
- the ccsB gene encoding c-type cytochrome biogenesis protein CcsB: MTLADISSNLLYAAFFAYLLATFVFGGAVKGNKKGTYRSEQRWGKVAMTITVLGFLAQLGYFITRWMVTGHAPISNMFEFTTAFGMTLVGGFIVLYALYKTAVLGMIVLPIALLIIAYASMFPSEVSPLIPALQTNWLAIHVITVVIAEGILAISAAAGLIYLLKVVDQKKKSKQRFWLEAIMYSLVLVLGFVVTSTFFTLTNYEADFAYVNKDGQPSEITYNMPAIFGMNEFEPMTDGAFTPLVEMPPIVHAGKLTTVFWSVMVGTVLYGLIRLIFRKRISEMLQPFTKNVNLQLMDEINYRSIIIGFPIFSLGALIFAMIWAQIAWSRFWGWDPKEVWALVTWLFYAAYLHLRLGRGWAGEKSAWLAVIGFVIIMFNLVAVNLIIAGLHSYA, from the coding sequence ATGACATTAGCCGATATCAGTTCCAATCTATTATATGCAGCGTTTTTCGCCTATCTGTTAGCGACATTTGTATTCGGCGGAGCCGTCAAAGGCAACAAGAAAGGCACCTACCGATCCGAACAGCGGTGGGGCAAAGTCGCCATGACGATTACGGTCCTCGGCTTCCTTGCGCAACTAGGCTATTTCATCACGCGATGGATGGTCACGGGTCACGCGCCCATCAGTAATATGTTCGAGTTCACGACAGCATTCGGGATGACGCTTGTCGGCGGATTCATCGTACTTTACGCATTGTACAAAACCGCAGTACTCGGCATGATCGTCCTGCCGATCGCGTTATTGATCATTGCTTATGCCAGTATGTTCCCGAGTGAAGTGAGCCCGCTGATCCCGGCACTTCAGACGAATTGGCTGGCGATCCATGTCATCACAGTCGTCATCGCAGAAGGGATCCTTGCGATCAGTGCGGCAGCCGGCTTAATTTATTTGCTCAAAGTCGTCGACCAAAAGAAAAAGTCGAAACAGCGCTTCTGGCTTGAAGCCATCATGTATTCGCTTGTTCTCGTCCTTGGCTTTGTCGTGACGAGCACATTCTTCACCTTGACGAATTACGAAGCCGATTTCGCTTATGTCAATAAAGACGGCCAACCGTCGGAAATCACCTACAATATGCCAGCGATCTTCGGCATGAACGAATTCGAGCCAATGACGGACGGGGCGTTTACGCCGCTGGTGGAAATGCCGCCGATTGTCCATGCGGGAAAACTGACGACTGTCTTTTGGTCGGTCATGGTTGGGACAGTGCTCTACGGATTGATCCGGCTGATTTTCCGCAAACGTATTTCCGAAATGCTCCAGCCGTTCACGAAGAACGTCAATCTGCAGCTGATGGATGAGATCAATTACCGCTCGATCATCATCGGTTTCCCGATCTTCTCTCTCGGGGCTTTGATCTTCGCGATGATCTGGGCGCAAATCGCCTGGTCGCGCTTCTGGGGATGGGACCCGAAAGAGGTATGGGCACTCGTTACATGGCTGTTCTACGCAGCCTATCTGCACTTGCGCCTTGGCAGGGGCTGGGCAGGCGAAAAGTCTGCGTGGCTCGCGGTCATCGGTTTTGTCATCATCATGTTCAACTTGGTGGCTGTTAACCTGATTATTGCAGGCCTGCATTCATACGCTTGA